In Oryza sativa Japonica Group chromosome 11, ASM3414082v1, the following are encoded in one genomic region:
- the LOC107279376 gene encoding protein MAIN-LIKE 1-like, with amino-acid sequence MKVIWGDWDEAYVRLPTLMRAIKAKNPTMHFRVEAHPEKSRMVDGVQRMEYFPGLEDFYEEKHRAPQIASGERLKTLRVRGHTAHILFDDRYVPYLRRAKLLAFVTMAQRPVPLYNAAALTALVDRWRPETHTFHLPCGELTVTLEDVAMILGLPIRGQAVTGDTASGNWRERVEEYLGLEPPVAPDGQRQTKTSGVPSSWLRANFGQCPAEADEATVQRYCRAYVLYIFGSILFPDSGGDMASWMWLPLLADWDEAGTFSWGSAALAWLYRQLCDACRRQGGDANLAGCVWLLQVWMWMRLPVGRPMWRTHQAWPHQDADRRPTVAHLWESVPSPVVGRRNLAYYHYTNEMDYLQPEHVVWMPYQAQEVLELELNPMCHIEDALKTLRCPLICFYAVEFQMCHRVMRQFGRLQTIPHHFSTSIDLHKVDRRKNKKVTDWAYYHQDHITQWEKFEENGVPDQGQHNGTEFDLYLAWLHRTYRLVLRPAWTLADIADDPEDVEEQNEYDTRTRLGTTVETGPVRDRVARELLRTVNDAGVALGTAPGSEGEGGTLRNALQRLRQRCRKLAARLGCRSTDVVEHAHAHQEGDEEGEVGDEEGEQDKEAEEGDEEEEGDEDREEEADELGPSQLEDAPESSQPDISQPGPSRPRRRRAPSQDWRYTPDVPRPRTRGRRR; translated from the exons ATGAAGGTCATTTGGGGAGATTGGGACGAGGCGTATGTTCGCTTGCCTACACTGATGCGTGCCATCAAAGCAAAGAACCCTACCATGCATTTCCGTGTTGAGGCTCATCCCGAGAAGTCCAGGATGGTGGATGGAGTACAGAG GATGGAGTACTTTCCGGGGTTGGAGGATTTCTACGAGGAGAAGCACCGGGCCCCACAGATTGCCAGCGGAGAG CGCTTGAAGACCCTTCGAGTCAGAGGTCACACGGCGCACATACTGTTCGACGACCGGTACGTCCCGTACCTACGGCGGGCGAAGCTCTTGGCGTTCGTGACCATGGCGCAGCGACCGGTGCCTCTGTACAACGCCGCTGCTCTGACGGCCCTAGTGGACCGGTGGCGTCCAGAGACACACACCTTCCACCTACCGTGCGGGGAGCTGACGGTCACTTTGGAGGACGTCGCCATGATCCTGGGTCTTCCTATCCGGGGTCAGGCGGTCACAG GTGACACAGCGTCGGGGAACTGGAGGGAGAGGGTCGAGGAGTACCTTGGTCTGGAGCCTCCAGTGGCACCTGATGGTCAGAGGCAGACGAAGACATCAGGGGTTCCTTCGAGTTGGTTGCGAGCCAACTTCGGTCAGTGTCCCGCTGAGGCAGACGAGGCTACAGTACAGCGATACTGCAGGGCGTACGTGCTGTACATCTTTGGCAGTATTCTGTTCCCTGACTCTGGTGGAGACATGGCTTCTTGGATGTGGCTGCCGTTGCTCGCGGACTGGGACGAGGCGGGTACCTTCAGCTGGGGGTCGGCTGCCCTAGCCTGGTTGTACCGGCAACTCTGTGATGCTTGCCGAAGGCAAGGCGGGGACGCGAACCTAGCAGgctgtgtttggttgctacag GTTTGGATGTGGATGAGGCTTCCAGTTGGTCGGCCCATGTGGAGGACCCATCAGGCTTGGCCGCACCAGGATGCAGACCGACGTCCCACTGTAGCTCACCTGTGGGAATCGGTCCCATCTCCAGTAGTAGGCCGCAGGAATTTGGCGTACTACCACTACACAAACGAGATGGACTACCTACAGCCAGAACAT GTGGTGTGGATGCCATATCAGGCACAGGAAGTGCTCGAGCTAGAACTGAATCCCATGTGCCATATAGAGGATGCGTTGAAGACCCTACGGTGCCCACTGATCTGCTTCTATGCAGTGGAGTTCCAGATGTGCCACCGCGTGATGCGGCAATTCGGGAGGCTTCAAACAATCCCGCACCATTTCTCCACGAGTATCGACCTACACAA GGTGGACCGTCGGAAGAACAAGAAGGTGACTGATTGGGCTTACTACCATCAGGATCATATCACGCAATGGGAGAAGTTCGAGGAGAATGGAGTACCAGACCAGGGTCAGCACAACGGGACGGAGTTCGACTTGTACTTGGCGTGGCTCCACAGGACCTACCGTCTTGTCCTTCGTCCGGCTTGGACACTAGCCGACATAGCGGATGACCCCGAGGATGTTGAGGAGCAGAACGAGTACGATACTCGTACCCGTCTAGGTACCACGGTCGAGACGGGACCTGTTCGCGACAGAGTG GCTCGAGAGCTCTTGCGGACCGTCAACGACGCGGGAGTGGCGCTAGGCACGGCTCCTGGCTCCGAAGGAGAGGGCGGCACCCTCCGCAACGCCCTACAG AGACTACGGCAGCGATGTCGGAAGTTGGCAGCAAGGCTCGGCTGCAGGTCGACTGATGTGGTCGAACATGCTCATGCCCACCAAGAGGGggatgaagaaggggaggtgggtgacgaggagggcgagcaagacaaagaggcggaggaaggagatgaggaggaagaaggggatgaggaCAGAGAAGAGGAGGCGGATGAGCTCGGTCCCTCGCAGCTAGAGGACGCACCAGAGTCGTCACAGCCGGATATCTCGCAGCCCGGCCCGTCTCGACCACGACGCCGGCGGGCTCCTTCGCAGGACTGGAGGTACACCCCCGACGTGCCTCGTCCTCGCactagaggtaggaggaggtga